A window of Candidatus Tumulicola sp. genomic DNA:
GGCTTGGATCAAGGGCCAGGATCACGGAGATTGGCGTCTGCCCGTTCACGCTGCCCGGCAACATCGGGCGATGGTAGAACGCATAGGACAGCACGCCGGTAGGCGAGAGCACCGGCTCTGGGAAGATAGCCGCGTCTTTGTTGTCGCGAGCGTTGAGCGGATGGTTTACAAACTCGACGAGCCCAAGCCGGCGCCACGAATATCCATCGCTGGATACAGCTAGCGCGATGCGAGGACCCGCGTCGCCGAAGGCGGTGTACGCCATGACATAAGCGTCGAGTCGGGGGACGAAGGTGACGCGAGCATCCTCGCAACCGTGTTCGCCATCGCGCAGCTCGTAGGGCGCTTCGGGTTCCAGCACGTATCCCAAACGCTCGAACGTTACGTTGCCATCAGATTCATCGCCTTTCGTCAGTCCGATTCGTGAAACGTTGCCTTGTGCCACGATGCGTGGATACATGAGCAAAGCTCCGCTGCGATCGCGCGTGACACCGGGATTGAGTACACCTTCTATTTCGTTCGCGCTCCCGTCGGACGCGAGCACGATGCCCAAGCGGGTGTAGGTCGAAGAAACTTCCACGATCAAGCGCGCTTCTTTTTAGTAGGCGTGAAGCGGATTTCGTACCGCGTGTCGCCGTTGCAATCGTAAGTCGCGTGCCCTTCGACCGACGTGGTTCCTTTGAGGCGGCTCGATTGGCCGCGTTTCGTAACCAGGTGCGGCAACGCGGGTTTCTCGGCGTCGATCGGAATGACGCGCAGCCGGCATTCTCCACGCGTATCTCCGCCGACGTGAAAGCTCGCCAGCGTTGCATTACCCCGCTTCTTCGTGGCGAAATCGTAGATAGGGTAGCTACAGAATATCATGCAATTTGCCGAGTTTACGAGGGTGTAATGGCGCCCCGAATAGACGAACGGCAAACCGGAACCGTAGAGCTCCTGACCGACCTCACCGGATAGTTTGGCGCCGTCTTGAAGATCTTCGAGCGGTATCGATAGTGCGCGTTCGACCTTGCCGTTGCGGCTTTTCTCGGCGACGCCATCGACGGGCAGCGCGTCGGGATAGTAAAACCAGCCACGATCGAGGCTATACTTTTGGTATTCGGCAAGCAACAATCGAACGGATGGGCGAATGCCGGCGCCGCCGAGCGCCAAATAGTCGTGGAACTTCGCCTGCGTTTCCATTTCCTCGTACGCCGCCAAATACGGCGCGTCGTGGAGGGGAAACAGGCCGAAAAACGTGGTGTAGTATTGCGCTTTGCCGTAATCACATTCCCACAGCCACATGTTGTCGAAGATGTTGGCCAGACAGAATTCGCTCAGCTCGAGATACGAGCGTTCTTTCGTAAGCAACCAGAGCCGTAGAGCCGCTTCGGCAGCAAATCCGGTCGTGTTCGTTTGATACCCAATCGCGAAGCCGAGGCCCTCCATCGTTGCGATGGCGCGCTTTGCTTCGTCCAGATATTCGGGTTCTCCGAACATTTCGTGAGCGTCGAGCATCACCAACGCATACAGGCCCGCAACGTCGCGCTCGCCGCCTTTGCCCGGCGCGGACTCCGCTCTTACGACCGCGAGGGTTTTGAGGTTGAAAAAGATGGGCCAACGATAATCGAATCGCCGGGCGACGCGCACGGCAAACTCGAGCGACTTTCGAAACATCGCGCGTGCCTTTGCGTTCCCGAGCGTTGCGAGACGCGAGACGTTGAACAGCGAGTGGTACAAAATACCAGCTGTCCATCGCCTCGTGATTCATGTTATCTTCGGACTGATCGCCGAAATCAGCGCCCGGCAGCCAACGCACGACCGAACCGATCGCCGGATCGAAAAACGCGTCGATCCCTTTCATGAGCGTGGCTGAAAGCGGGCTGCGATAGCCTCTCCACTCCTCATATTCGAGGGTGTTGACCAGCACGGTGAGAGTTGGACCATGCTTTCGGGCGGCTTGGTGGTGTCGCCCACGTACGGCATGATGTACCGATGGCCGTCGCGCTCGTACGTGCACGCCGGCGAAAGGCAGAGGTCGCGCATCGTTTTGCCGGCGCGCTCCGGCCAATCGTGGTATGCGGCGGGAGGCCGTTGGAGCGACAGATAAATGTCGGCTAACAAATCGAAGTATTCGCCAGCTAGTTCGTTCGGCGCCGGATACCGGCCGGGTACGACGGCCAAGAACGCGTCGGACAAAACGAACTCGCGCGAGCCCGGCAGCGGGCATCCCGCATTGACCGGGGCTACAAAGCCACCCTCCTCCAGCGTTCCGCCGACTGTTCCGGCGGGCGACGTTTGTGTTGTAGCAAACAGATCCGTTAACGACGAGAAATTTTGCAGATAGAGTATCGAGGCCGTGACCGGCGCGTCGTAGCTGGCGTACACAATGCCGGTGCGTAGACCGCGCTGCGTGGTATGGACTTCACCGCTGCAACCGTCGGCGCCAAACAGATCGCGCATCGGCTGCAGCAAAGCGTCGCGTGCGGGTAGCAGCGACGTCGTGCAACGTATTGCCAGTTCTGCCGACTTCGGAAAGGCGATCCTTAACCGAACGGCGCCGAGCGACGTGCACCAATCACAGACCCACTCGTCATCGACGCGTGACAGTGAGGGCTCGCCTTCTATCGGTGCGCCGACGCCGCAGCGCAGCGCCACGATGTCGGAGGTGCCGTTTGTTGCAACCACCCAGAAATTCTCGAGGCCCGCGCGCAGCTCGTAGAAAACCTCGCCGCGCTGACCAAGTTCGATCAACCGCATGGCGCGGAACGCGTCATTGTTTCTCGCACGGCGTAACGGTGGAAGCATAGTCTCGGGCATGACGGTCGACCTCCGTTGTTCGTGCGTGTGAGGGTTGGAGTCGTCGGCTCACCGATTTACGCGCCATCTATACCGCGGACGCGTTTTTCTTAAACCCAGCCCTAGTAGGCCAAGAACTGCACCGGATCGTCGCCGTTTACGGCCGCGCGGAGACTGTGGGTAAACTGATCCGCCGTGATCTGGTAGCACTCGCACGCGGCCGACTCCAGCCCTTTACGATCGCGAATTTCCACATGCCCTCGGATATATTTGATGAAGCCCGCCTGTTGTAGCGAAGCTGCGGCAATGCTTACCCCCGGCCGATGCACGCCAAGCATAATGGCCAGAAACTCCTGCGTGAGGTCGAACTGATCTCCGCCGACGCGATCGTGCGACATGAGGAGCCAGCGGGCACAACGTTCGTCGACCGTATGCAAGCGATTGCAAGCGATCGATTGGCCCATAAAATTAAACAGCGCTTCGGTGTACCTGCGGACGATGCGCTGGAACGTTCTGGCCGTCTTGAGGTGCCGCAAGAACCGGTCGACGGGCATGCGTAACGACTCGCCTGGAATTTGACAGATCATTTGGCTCGGTGCGCGATCGCCTCCAAGAATCAACTGCGCGCCGGAGAGCCCTTCCAGCCCGAACGTGCCAATCTCAACGGCCGCCCCGCTTTGCATGACCGTGAGTACAGAAAGCACCGCCCCTTGCGGAAAGTACACGTGCGACAGAGGCTCGTCGACCGGATATAAAATGTCGCGGACGCGCAATGTTATGCGCTCGAGGTCTGGCCGGATTGCGGCCTGCTCTCGCTCCGGTAAAGCCGCGAGAACCCGATTCTTGAAGGGTTGGATTGCGAAACACCTACATGCTGACTGTCGTCAAGCAAGTAAGCGCTGTGTGCTTGCCGGAGAACCAATTAAGCATAGCACGGCTCAGTCCGCTTATGTACGAATTACTACAAAGAAAAATGTTTGCCGCTGTGTTTGATTTCATACAGAACCGAAAGGCGTTTTCATTTACTATCGGCGTGCGCGATCTCAAGGGAGGTTTCGATGCACGACAATCGACCGCTAGTAATCCGGCTTACCGATGACGAGTGGGACCTGTCGAAGCGGGGAAAGCTGCAGTTTCTTCTCTCCCCAGCGACCGAACGACCGCGCGTATGCATCGACATGAGCGCGGTCACATTCATGGACGCTAGTTGTCTTGGAAAGCTCGCTAATATGCAAAGAGAACGCCGCCGTAAGGCCGGTCTAGGCCCTGCCACGTTCGTCGTAATGTACCCGGCGGTCCGGAGACTTTTTAAACTGGTTGGCTTTGACAAAGTTTGGCCGATTTTCGGCACCTTGGACGAGGCGCTCGCCGGTGATTCGCCGCAGGACGATCTGGACTACAAAGCTGCGATATAGATTTTAGGAGACCTTTTCGTCGCCCCGCGTCGCATCGCGAGCTGCCTGCTTGACCTCGTCGGCGCCCGAAGCGCAAACGGAGTGTTCGCACTGGCAGCTCGCGTTATCGTTTGACGCCTTGCATTTGGGATCGCAGTACTCGCCCTCAGCGCCGGTTTGGCACTTGCAACCGTCGCCACGGCAGTTGTATTTGGAACCTTCCATCGCTCCCTCTTACCCATCTACGGGCGTTATCGGCGTCAGTTGCGTTGTGCCAGTACTTCGTAGGCGATCGGCTTGCACTGTCCGGCGTTGGTCAACTCCGACGAACATGCAGTGATTCCAACGATAAGATCCCGCTGGGCGCGTAGCTCGAAGCGGTCGCCAACGCGCGACGGCGGAGGATGGATCGTTATGCGCCCGTCTGGATCGACACGAACGTCCATAAACACGTTGAGCGTCGCGACGATAG
This region includes:
- a CDS encoding Crp/Fnr family transcriptional regulator, producing the protein MRVRDILYPVDEPLSHVYFPQGAVLSVLTVMQSGAAVEIGTFGLEGLSGAQLILGGDRAPSQMICQIPGESLRMPVDRFLRHLKTARTFQRIVRRYTEALFNFMGQSIACNRLHTVDERCARWLLMSHDRVGGDQFDLTQEFLAIMLGVHRPGVSIAAASLQQAGFIKYIRGHVEIRDRKGLESAACECYQITADQFTHSLRAAVNGDDPVQFLAY